Within Aphelocoma coerulescens isolate FSJ_1873_10779 chromosome 1A, UR_Acoe_1.0, whole genome shotgun sequence, the genomic segment AGGATGATGaatgattttgaaaaatatgacCCAGAATAAACCACTTGGGTTATCACTCCCACAGTGTCTGTAGGATTTTGTTACCCCCTTTCCATTATATTGTAACTAGTGTATACAGGACTAAGCATGTCCCTGAGACTGTACTGTATCTCAGTTGCTTTTACAGCCAAGAACCTTTATCTGATGTTGTAACCTAAGCTCTTCCTTACTGTCAGGCTGTTGTCCCTGGCTATGTGATCTGTAGAGAATTTTCCTTAACAGATGGTACTTCCCAACAGTTCTTTCTGGGCAGTGTCTGTGCCCTCTCTCCATTGTTGCCCCCCCACCACGCATCCTCAGTGCTCAGCATTCAGCAGCACTAAGTCTGAGTTGCCTTTCCCAatgccagctcctgctgtgctgaggtgaCACTGCTGTTGTGATGCAGCGTTAGTCCATGATGACAGGAAAGCaagcctggctgtgctctgggACAGCTTTAATACCTTGTTATGAGCCTGTTCATAGATGCAGAACTCCAGGGAATCCCATCAAAAGCATGAATGGAAAAGCCTGCCCATCCCCTACTTTCTCTCTCtacccttttttccctcttttttcatGTCTCTGAAAGAATCCTTTATTTTGTGAGAAGACTTGTGTGTAAGTTTCCAGTTCCCTTTCTCAAAGAGCCTCTTCTTAAGGTGCTTTATATGTGGTGTTAAATCAGCTGACAAACAAATAGATCTGGAGACTGCCTGATACTGAACCCAGATTTGGCTGGGAAGCCAAAGAAGTCCTGTACCCCAGTCTCCTTATTAGCCTGTGGCTCACTCttaggttttttccctttttattgaACAAAAGAGGGAGTGAACTGTGGTGTGGTTCCCCATCTTATTCGTCCTCTCTTTTAACTTCTGACATCATTGTCTACTGAGTTACAGTGACAGTTCACTTTAAACTACCTTGTATGTACTAGGAGGAAGCACATGAAGGGCATGCTCTCTCATCTCTGCCTAAGATACTGTCATGTATAAATAGTTAAGATCTGCAGTCATCTGCAGATAGTTCCCGTATCTAGCATTGAGGCTTGCACTTTGGTCCCATTTTAGAGCAGCAAAGGTTTGGAGTGATGAAGTTGTGGCCTATTTCTCATGGCCCTGGTGCTGGCCCCTATACGGAACATGCAATTTCCTTCCTCACTTGCCTTTCAGAAATACACAGTCCCACTGATAACACCTGCTTGCATACAACACCTTCACTGCCACAGAGCCATCACACAGCCACGCATGGATTCCCAAGTAGGGTTTATACCTTGGCAGTTTCAGGAGATGTCCGGCTAGCATTTATCTTGGAAAATCACTTTCTATTTGCCTTCTGTAAATACGTTCATACACCACTGCAAAATCAGTTCACTTCCTGCTTCATTTCCTGTCTTTCTGCGTGCTGGCGTTGTATGGAGGGACTCACAAGAGAAAAGGGGAAGCCTGTGAATGCAGCAGGCTATCATGGATCAGACAGCAATTACCCAAGAGATGTGGCAGATCACACAGGACACGTGCTCTGAATCACTCAGCTTCTGACAAGGGCCAACACTGTATGCTACGGGCGTGCTTCGTGGTGTATGGTTATTTTCAGTGTGATCCTGTCTTTGGGACAGCCGTCCTCGCCTCACTGAAAGTGAGGTTAGGTGACTGCTAACAATTATTACCCTTACAGGGGGAAATGTCGATGTACAGCAGAAACCTCCAATCCAGGTTGCCCTGCTCAAGGAAGGAATATCCATCCCCTGCAAAGTCATCTTCCCTTACATGCCGAAATACACCAAATTTTCAATCTTCTATTACTGGATTAATTCACTGGATCAGAAGACATCTATCTATAGTAGGCAGGAAAATGTAGCCATTCCttctggagaagaaaataagaCTGCTGCCTTATCTTACGACTACAGAATCATGCCGCTTGAAAACACCTCTTCCACTGGCACGTACTACTGCGAGGTCAAATGGAATGATAtccaaaaaatgggaaagggaGTGTTTGTCCTTGCTAGAGGTAAGTGACCAACCagaaaagaagggcaggaggttAAAAATCAGCTGGATCTGGCTGTGCAAACCTGatctttgctcttctttttctaCCCAAACATGCTATGAAGTCAGGTACGAATAATGCTTTATGCCCAATACCCACTGCCATCAGGGTTGAATGCACTTGGCACAGGTGACCTGTGCTGCTGTTCCCAATGCACAGATGGGGACCTGAAGATGCAGTAATTTATATCTGCCCTTCCACAGCCTCCTGGGAGTCAGGATCTATCCAGGGAGCCTGGGCACTGGTCAGATGGTGCTTTTAGGTGTCAGTGTTCAGGAGACAGTGCAGTTTGTCCTTCAGCAGTGTGACAGAGGCAGCTGATAAGGTCAGTCATTAGGGTGCTTGCTCTAATCATGTGTACAGGTTCAGCCTGCTCAGTTTTAGGGTCTCACGAACAGGTTATGCACTCACTGAcatgcctccctcttttccattTGGTACAAGGAGTTGGTTGGTCTGTTAATGAGCACACTGGAAAGCAAGGGAAAGCTTGATGCAACATAAGAGGAATGTTAAAGGAAAGTGATAAGGATGTGCATGCTGCTGACTGGCTGGATGTGCATTACTGACTGTTGGATATGAAGGACTTGTTAATGTAAATGCAAAGAGGTGTGACGAAGTAGCTTTGCTGTACTGGTCAGAGGATGCCTATAGTACCCACCCTCTCAGTTCGTGTGGCCTGTGTGCTTTCTACCATCTTTCTGCTCCTATCACAAAAGACCTTTGCCAGCCTCTATCTACCAAATTTCTTGGCTCTCATAGTTATGTCACCTTCCTTTGTGAAGTGGAGCTGCTTATACCCTGTGCCTTCTGTGTGATTTTGCAGCTGCACCCTGCTCTCTGTTCAATCGGAGTACGTTTTGAAGGGTGTGTGCGTTTCTGCCACCATATTCTGTGttcctgtatttttgttttttcaaggcTCTTTCTTTCCAGGGTTAAAAATACAGCAGGGTTGTAACTTCCACTCACACTGTGAACCTTTTGCCTTCTTTCTTACAGATACAGGGTACATAAATACCTCTTATGGATGGGAAATCCTTGTTACCCTTACTGTTCTTCTTGCTGTATTGAGCATCACCGCAACAGCTCTgcttctgtggaaaagaaaggcaAGTAATAACCAAATGAAAAGCAACACCTGACCCATTCTAGGAATTAATTCCATTTGCTTCTAACTTGGCTGAATTGGAAGTCCCCGTGCCGAAATTTTCCATGCTGGGTATCTGATCCAGTTTATTTTCTTAAGTTCAGtttttctgagaagaaaagaTTACAGGAAAGACTAAAACGAGTAAGTGATTTGTCCATTAAAGAAATTCTGGTAATCATTTTGACTACAGCATGCTCTGCTTTAGAGCAAGGATTTGACACAGGGCAAGAAGTCACACTAGCGGTGTGCTGGCCCTGAGAATATTCAAGGAGATGTGGCCTTGTGATGGGATTTTAGAGAATTGCCATTTGTGCATACTCAGTCACAGCTTCTGTCAATTTACCAGTTCAGCTGTCTAAAACCCCTGTGAAGGGGCCAGTTAGACAAGTAACGTCCTGTGCACCCAAGCAAGTCTGTTACAAGCCTGATGGCAGGACTTTCCCAATTTCTAAT encodes:
- the NFAM1 gene encoding NFAT activation molecule 1 isoform X2; the protein is MAPNLKVIFLFLWLLQCGGGNVDVQQKPPIQVALLKEGISIPCKVIFPYMPKYTKFSIFYYWINSLDQKTSIYSRQENVAIPSGEENKTAALSYDYRIMPLENTSSTGTYYCEVKWNDIQKMGKGVFVLARDTGYINTSYGWEILVTLTVLLAVLSITATALLLWKRKVLCPRRNQSNILRQKVETQLPSASPPSPPPVYDSLDVQQVDVYSSLENNTNNPSHRKNPPGKTPKKQETLEESSDTLYENI
- the NFAM1 gene encoding NFAT activation molecule 1 isoform X1, producing the protein MPKYTKFSIFYYWINSLDQKTSIYSRQENVAIPSGEENKTAALSYDYRIMPLENTSSTGTYYCEVKWNDIQKMGKGVFVLARDTGYINTSYGWEILVTLTVLLAVLSITATALLLWKRKVLCPRRNQSNILRQKVETQLPSASPPSPPPVYDSLDVQQVDVYSSLENNTNNPSHRKNPPGKTPKKQETLEESSDTLYENI